Below is a window of Mucilaginibacter sp. PAMC 26640 DNA.
ATATTCTTAAAAAGGCCACGAGTTTAAACTTCGTGGCCTTTTGTTTAAAATTTAATTGTGCTCATGGATGATTTGCAAACTACAAACCGGCCCGGCAATGTACTTACTGTCCCGCTCTTTTGTTTAGCTCGGCTACGGGCATGGTCACCATTCTGCCGATAGGTTGTTTGCGTTTGTAGGTTATTACCCTAAACTGCGTAGCATCAATCGGTACATTTAAAGTGCCGGCATACTTAGGATAGAATCTATCGGGGTAAGAGTTGTCGAAACTGTAATAGATATCTAATCCAGGTACTTCTGTTTCCAGGCTTACGCTTAAAGATTTGTCGGCGTTGCGCTTGGCAGTGAAAATTGGGTCGTAAACACTTGGTGCATACTTGGTTTCCGCCTCGTCAAAGCGTTTAAAATGTTTTTCGACCTTGGGGAAGAAAGTTGCAAAATTCTTTTTTTCCTTTGGTGACCACACAGATTCTGCCACTGCAAGGCCGCGCGGCCAGGTCATGTATTCTGCCTGGCGCAAATTGTAAACCTGTTCGGTCCATAAGTTTGCCTGCCCGCCTTTGATGTATTTAGCATCGGCACCATCTGGTACGGGTTCAAACTCATAGGTCTTATTCAGGCGAAGTGTTGCATAAACCACCGGTTCCATGATCTTGTCGCTTTGCATATAATCAAGGTACACAAAGGTTGTTGGGCTCATTACTACATCATGCCGCTGTTTGGTTGCTTCAATGCCCCCCTGTGTTCCGCGCCAGCTCATCAGCGCAGCATTAGGGCCAATGCCGCCTTCAAGGATCTCATCCCAGCCCATAAATTTTTTACCCTTGCTTTCTACAATTTTTTCCAGGCGCTTTTCAAAATAGCTTTGTACCTGCTCCATCGTAGTTAGCTTTTCTTTAGCCATCAAAGCTTTTACCTGGTCGCTTTGCTCCCAAAAGTTTTTAGCACACTCATCGCCCCCCATGTGGATGTACTGAAACGGAAAGAGTTGAGCAACCTCCGTTAATACTTTATCCAAAAACTCGTAGGTATATTCGCCTGCCGGGTTCAACGTGTTATCAACCAAGGCCGGGTGTCCTGGTTTAGACCAATCCATGATCTTTTCGCCGGATCGTACCACATATTTGTCAGCACCCGGTGTGGCAGAAAGTTGCGGGTAAGCAGCAACTGCTGCAAGGCTATGACCGGGCACGTCAACTTCGGGCATAATGTTTACAAACCGGTCCTGGCCGTATTTCACCAGCTCGCGTATATCATCCTGCGTGTAAAAACCGCCGTAAGTACGCGGTTCTCCCGGTAGTGGGGGAATAAAATCACCAAATGATCCTTCTCTTTTAACGTTAAAAGCACCAACACTGGTTAAGCGCGGCAGGCTTTTTATCTCAATCCGCCAGCCCTCGTCATCGGTTAAATGCAGGTGCAGCAGGTTAAACTTATATTTAACCATGTCATCAATGTAACGCATAACCTCTTTTTTAGTAAAAAAGTGGCGGGATACATCAAACATTAATCCTCTCCACGCAAAGCGGGGATAATCATAAATATCAACAACAGGAACGGTCCATTGAACATTTTTGGATATTACGCTACCTTCAATTTCTTTAGGTAGTAGTTGCAGCAACGTTTGCACACCATAGTATAGCCCGGCCGGTTCGTTGGCGCTTATGGTAATTCCTTTTGGTTTTACTGATAAAAAATACCCTTCCTTGCCCAATACCGCATCCTGTTTTTTATTGATGATGAGTTTTAAGGCTGCAGTTGCAGCACTTGTGCGGATAACTGTCATTTTCCCGGTTGCAGTTGAGATTTTGCTCCGCAGCAGGTTTAAAACAGGTGTCATCTCAGGCTGCGATTCCGCCTGCACAACAACGGCACCCGGTAAGGTAAATACACCGGTATGTTTGGTGATTTTTACAGGTTCCGGAATAATGGCAATGTCGGGTGCTGTTTGCTGGGCATAACCTAACGCACTAACAAGGCACGAGCATACCAATAAGGATAATTTTTTCATAAATAATTTTCGGTTTAAAAGAGGGATACCAATGTGCAATTTATAACTTTTTAAATAAAATTAATAAGTTAAAGTGAGCTTTATTTAAAGGATCAAAAGGCCTATAAATTAACTGATATACAAAGATTTGAACTATTTTTTTATTAGATTGCCTCCTGTAAATCTCACAATTGCGCCTGCAATTTTATAACCAATTATTAAACTTAATTAATTTCCAATGTCAACAGATCGCAGAAAATTTCTCAAACACCTGGGTACTTCAATGCTCCTTACGTCGGCTTCGCTCACCAGCCTTGCAGCCAAAGAAGAGAATGAGGTACGCTTGCTAAGGGCCGAAAAGCGGATTATGCCAAACGATAAGATCCGTATAGCGACCATAGGTATGGGCATTATGGGTTTCAATGATACCAATTCGGCGCTATCGGTGCCGGGTGTAGAGCTGGTTGGGGTTTGCGATTTGTATAAAGGCAGGCTCGCCCGTGCCAAAGAAGTATACGGAGCGAACATTGTCACAAGCATGGATTACCGGGAACTGCTGGAACGTAAAGATATCGATGCAGTAATAATTGCGACCAGCGATAACTGGCACAGCCAAATAGCCATTGATGCCATGCTAAAAGGCAAGGCAGTTTACAGTGAAAAACCAATGGTACACCAGATAAGCCAGGGCCTGGCCGAAATAAAAACCCAGCAGGATACAAAAATGATATTCCAGGTGGGCAGTCAGCGGGTAAGCAGCATCGCTTATAAAAAAGCAAAAGAGATGTACGAGGCCGGAGAGATAGGCAAGATCAATTCCATTGAAGCCTCCTTTAACCGCCAGGACGCGCTCGGTGCATGGCAGTATACCATACCGTTGGATCAATCGGTACAAAGTGTAGACTGGGCTAAATTTCAGGCTAATGCCAAATCAAAGTATGATTACGACCCTAAACGTTTCTTTCGGTGGAGAAACTACCGGGAGTATGGGACTGGTGTGGCCGGCGACCTTTTTGTGCACCTGCTGAGCGGGATCCATTTTATAACCGGTTCAAAGGGCCCTGAAAGGATCTATTCCATTGGAGACCTGGCGTACTGGAAAGACGGCAGAAACGTGCCGGATGTGATGAGTGCCGTTGTGCATTACGGCGACACCAAAGAACACCCGGCTTTCCAGGTTACTTTAAGGGTGAACTTTATCAGCGGTGAGGGCGACCGCACCACCACAAAAATTGTAGGGTCGGAAGGAGTGATGGATCTTGGCGGCGAGGGCGATAGCTTTAGTATCCATAAAAATAAAATGGCAGAGGCGCCTGGTATCGGCGGATGGGATTCTTTATTTACCTATACAGAGGCTCAGCAAAAAGCACTGCTGGAGGATTACGATAAGAAGTACACCGAAGCACAAAAGGTAAGACCAAAATTTCAGGATATCACCTACCGGGCACCGGAGGGCTACAGCGCTTCCAAAGATCACTTTGCTAATTTTATGGATTCGGTGAGGCATGGTACACCTGTGGTAGAAGATGTTGTGTTTGGGTTTAGAGCAGCAGCGCCATGTTTAGCCTGTAACGATAGCTATTTTGAGAACAAAGTTATCCGATGGGACGCTGAAAACATGAAAGTAGTGTAAATGTATTAGGTTGAGTTATGTTACCCTTTCTGAACTGCAGAATCGGGAGATAAACAATTCGGCAATCACAAATCCTCCGCAAAGATAACAAGGAGGGGGGGTAGGAAGATGTGTATAGAAAGCGCCACTAGACTTTTGTGGCCCAAAGTGTACTTTCATGCAAAGCAAAATGCCTCTCTGTTATTAAACAAAGAGGCATTTTTAGTTTGCGGCAGAATTTTAATTTATAACAGGCGATATAAATTACAATATTGAGCATTGGAACTATATCGATAAAATCTCTACTATCTTAAGGAAATTGGCGTTGATCTCTACATGATGTTTGCAGGCATGCTCAAACGGTGTGTAAGAGATCTCGTTGTGTACAATACCGATCATTTCGTTTCTGTGCCCGTCGCGGAGGGCCTCTACGGCAGCAACGCCAATTCGGCTAGCTAATACCCTATCCATACAGGTAGGTTTACCACCACGCTGAATGTGCCCTAATATCGAAACACGGGTATCGTAATTCGGGAATTTTTCTTTCACCTGGCGGCCAATATCAAATGCACCTCCGGGTTCTTCACCCTCGGCAACAATAACTATCTTGGAAGATTTATCTTTACGGCCATGTTCCAAACGGTCCATCAGCGCATTAATGTCTCTTTTCGTTTCGGGGATAATAATCGCTTCCGCGCCAGATGCAATGCCGGTACGCAAAGCAATCAACCCGTTGTCGCGGCCCATTACTTCTACTATAAATACCCGGTCATGAGATTCTGCCGTATCGCGAATCTTGTCAACGGCATCTATCACCGTATTGATAGCGGTATCGTAACCGATTGTAAAATCAGTCCCGTAAAGGTCATTATCTATAGTGCCGGGTAAGCCTACAACAGGCATGTCATATTCGGTACCAAAAATGCGTGCACCGGTAAAGGTTCCATCGCCACCAATAGCAACTAATCCTTCAATGCCCTGGCGCATTAATTGGTCGTAAGCAAGGCGTCGGCCTTCGGTAGTTTTAAATTGTTCGCTACGCGCGGTTTTTAAAACAGTACCACCTCGCTGAATGATATTTGCGACGGATTTCCCGTCCATCGGAAAAAATTCACCATTGATCATCCCTTCGTAACCACGACGGATGCCAATCACTTCTATATTGTAGTATTTTGCTGAGCGGACAACCGCGCGGATTGCGGCATTCATTCCCGGCGCATCACCGCCCGAAGTAAAGAGTCCTATTGTTTTGATCTGCGTCATATAATCAGGGAACGCTAAAAGCTGTAAACTAATGTAAGTTTTGTACTTGGTTAACGATACACATAAATTGCTGTATATACCGCCTTAAAAGTTCGGCGAAGTTAAGCTTTTTTGCCAATTGTGGCTCTTATAAATCGTGAAGCCTGTTGAATGAACAAAATTGTTTGCCTATTTGCCTGCTTTGTAAGCGGCCAGTCCGCTATCCAGGAACTTGATGTAGTTAGCTACATTATAGTTGGCACCCTGCGGCGGTACAAGCACGTTGCCATTGCTATCCATTATAACATAATTAGGCTGCGAATTTGAATTGAATTTATCTGCCTCCATGTCGCTCCATTTTGCGCCAATGGTTGTAATTTTTCTGCCGCTGAATTTCGAAACATAAAAATCTTTAGGGTCCAGATCTGCTTTATCGTCCACAACCAGTTGCAACATTACAAAATCATCGCGTAAGCGAGTGAATACTTCGGCGTTTGTCCAAACATCTGCCTCCATTTGGCGGCAGTTCACACAATTGAAACCCGTAAAATCTATAAGGATAGGCTTATGCAGTTCTTTCGAAACCTGCAGGGCCTGGTCGTAATCATACCATGCATCCAACCCACGTGTTTTAATCCGGTCGTAATTACCGGCGTATTTTTTGGTTTTGATACTGGTTTGTTGTTGAACAGCTGCGGGTGCAGCCGCGCCACCACCTGGTATAGCCGATAAGTTAAAGTCTTGCGTTGCCTCCGGCGGCAAAAATGCGCTGATAGATTTTAACGGAGCACCCCATAGTCCGGGTACCATATATATTACAAAGGCAAACACGCCCAGCGATAAAAATAAACGTGGAATACTTAAGTAAGGTACATCGCTATCATGCGAAAACTTGATCTTACCTAAAAGGTAAAGCCCCAGCATTAAACCAATAGCGATCCATAAGGATAAAAAGATCTCCCTGTCAAACCAGTTCCAATGATAAGCCAGGTCTACATTGGACAGGAATTTAAGTGCAAATGCGAGTTCCAGGAAACCCAGAACCACCTTAACGCTATTAAGCCATCCGCCGGATTTTGGCAGGCTTTTAAGCATCGATGGAAACATGGCAAAAATGGTGAAAGGGAGG
It encodes the following:
- a CDS encoding oxidoreductase; its protein translation is MSTDRRKFLKHLGTSMLLTSASLTSLAAKEENEVRLLRAEKRIMPNDKIRIATIGMGIMGFNDTNSALSVPGVELVGVCDLYKGRLARAKEVYGANIVTSMDYRELLERKDIDAVIIATSDNWHSQIAIDAMLKGKAVYSEKPMVHQISQGLAEIKTQQDTKMIFQVGSQRVSSIAYKKAKEMYEAGEIGKINSIEASFNRQDALGAWQYTIPLDQSVQSVDWAKFQANAKSKYDYDPKRFFRWRNYREYGTGVAGDLFVHLLSGIHFITGSKGPERIYSIGDLAYWKDGRNVPDVMSAVVHYGDTKEHPAFQVTLRVNFISGEGDRTTTKIVGSEGVMDLGGEGDSFSIHKNKMAEAPGIGGWDSLFTYTEAQQKALLEDYDKKYTEAQKVRPKFQDITYRAPEGYSASKDHFANFMDSVRHGTPVVEDVVFGFRAAAPCLACNDSYFENKVIRWDAENMKVV
- a CDS encoding beta-N-acetylhexosaminidase, producing the protein MKKLSLLVCSCLVSALGYAQQTAPDIAIIPEPVKITKHTGVFTLPGAVVVQAESQPEMTPVLNLLRSKISTATGKMTVIRTSAATAALKLIINKKQDAVLGKEGYFLSVKPKGITISANEPAGLYYGVQTLLQLLPKEIEGSVISKNVQWTVPVVDIYDYPRFAWRGLMFDVSRHFFTKKEVMRYIDDMVKYKFNLLHLHLTDDEGWRIEIKSLPRLTSVGAFNVKREGSFGDFIPPLPGEPRTYGGFYTQDDIRELVKYGQDRFVNIMPEVDVPGHSLAAVAAYPQLSATPGADKYVVRSGEKIMDWSKPGHPALVDNTLNPAGEYTYEFLDKVLTEVAQLFPFQYIHMGGDECAKNFWEQSDQVKALMAKEKLTTMEQVQSYFEKRLEKIVESKGKKFMGWDEILEGGIGPNAALMSWRGTQGGIEATKQRHDVVMSPTTFVYLDYMQSDKIMEPVVYATLRLNKTYEFEPVPDGADAKYIKGGQANLWTEQVYNLRQAEYMTWPRGLAVAESVWSPKEKKNFATFFPKVEKHFKRFDEAETKYAPSVYDPIFTAKRNADKSLSVSLETEVPGLDIYYSFDNSYPDRFYPKYAGTLNVPIDATQFRVITYKRKQPIGRMVTMPVAELNKRAGQ
- a CDS encoding 6-phosphofructokinase, yielding MTQIKTIGLFTSGGDAPGMNAAIRAVVRSAKYYNIEVIGIRRGYEGMINGEFFPMDGKSVANIIQRGGTVLKTARSEQFKTTEGRRLAYDQLMRQGIEGLVAIGGDGTFTGARIFGTEYDMPVVGLPGTIDNDLYGTDFTIGYDTAINTVIDAVDKIRDTAESHDRVFIVEVMGRDNGLIALRTGIASGAEAIIIPETKRDINALMDRLEHGRKDKSSKIVIVAEGEEPGGAFDIGRQVKEKFPNYDTRVSILGHIQRGGKPTCMDRVLASRIGVAAVEALRDGHRNEMIGIVHNEISYTPFEHACKHHVEINANFLKIVEILSI